In Oncorhynchus kisutch isolate 150728-3 linkage group LG5, Okis_V2, whole genome shotgun sequence, a genomic segment contains:
- the LOC109879362 gene encoding leucine-rich repeat-containing protein 3-like: MGPPQPHWQALSPSSFCVSTSPVRTLCLVVALMVVMATPCPKSCHCSERNGVVVQCVSRSLDQIPPDLPEDTVTLLLSSNRISHIPNQAFKDLRRLKELDLSHNHIESIDAGAFLGVSEGLRSLDLSNNQLRSVPKEAFTKLSARIRLSNNPWHCECSLQEVLRELRLDPETVNEVSCHTSVQDEYAGRPVIQVLDSGINFCNFHHKTTDVAMFVTMFCWFAMVIAYVIYYVRHNQEDARRHMEYLKSLPRSSQISKDFDTASTVL, encoded by the coding sequence ATGGGGCCTCCTCAGCCACATTGGCAAGCCCTGTCCCCTTCTTCTTTCTGTGTCTCCACTTCCCCCGTGAGGACGTTATGTCTCGTGGTGGCCCTCATGGTTGTCATGGCGACACCGTGCCCCAAGAGCTGTCACTGCTCGGAGAGGAATGGCGTGGTGGTGCAGTGCGTCTCCCGGAGCCTTGACCAGATCCCTCCGGACCTACCGGAAGACACCGTCACCCTCCTGCTCTCGTCCAACCGGATCAGCCACATCCCCAACCAGGCCTTCAAGGACCTCCGCCGCCTCAAGGAGCTGGACCTGTCGCATAACCACATCGAGAGTATCGACGCAGGGGCCTTCCTGGGGGTCTCCGAGGGACTCCGCTCCCTGGACCTCTCCAACAACCAGCTCCGCAGCGTCCCCAAAGAGGCCTTCACCAAGCTGAGTGCCCGTATAAGACTCTCCAACAACCCCTGGCACTGCGAGTGTTCCCTCCAGGAGGTACTGAGGGAGCTGAGGCTGGACCCTGAGACGGTCAACGAGGTGAGCTGCCACACCTCTGTCCAGGACGAGTACGCCGGCCGGCCCGTCATTCAGGTCCTGGACTCTGGCATCAACTTCTGTAACTTCCACCACAAGACCACAGACGTGGCCATGTTCGTGACCATGTTCTGCTGGTTCGCCATGGTGATCGCCTACGTCATCTACTACGTCAGGCACAACCAGGAGGACGCGAGGAGACACATGGAGTACCTCAAGTCTCTACCCAGATCCTCCCAGATCAGCAAGGACTTTGACACAGCCAGCACTGTGCTCTAG